A single Ignavibacteriales bacterium DNA region contains:
- a CDS encoding YhdH/YhfP family quinone oxidoreductase — translation MQYKALVAHERENGVFEQVLTELQTDNLPAGEVLIKVEYSSLNYKDALSATGNKGVTRKYPFTPGIDAAGYVAQSLTPLYKEGDQVLVTGYDLGMNTPGGFGQYIRVPAAWVVPLPLGLSMKHAMILGTAGYTTALALHRMLVNGMQPDQGAVLVTGATGGVGSLAVLILHHLGYEVTAATLKEDKHDFLRLLGASDIISSSELKDTSNRGLLSGRWAHAIDTVGGDILSTVVRSTRPFGNVSVLGLANSSMLTMPVFPLIIRGVNMLGVNSAETPYTLRVQLWKNLATVWKPEIPEELVTEVTLSGLKEYIEQILKGKVTGRVVVKTGGGY, via the coding sequence ATGCAGTATAAAGCACTTGTAGCACATGAGCGGGAGAACGGTGTCTTTGAACAGGTTCTCACAGAACTTCAGACGGATAATCTGCCCGCAGGCGAAGTACTTATTAAAGTTGAGTATTCTTCACTTAATTACAAGGATGCACTCTCGGCAACCGGCAATAAAGGGGTAACCAGAAAATATCCCTTCACCCCCGGTATTGATGCCGCGGGATATGTGGCTCAATCTCTCACTCCTCTATACAAGGAGGGGGATCAGGTTTTGGTAACCGGCTATGACCTCGGCATGAATACTCCGGGCGGATTCGGCCAGTATATACGAGTTCCTGCCGCCTGGGTAGTTCCACTGCCCCTTGGTCTGAGCATGAAACACGCAATGATTCTCGGAACAGCAGGATATACAACCGCTCTGGCCTTGCACAGAATGCTTGTTAACGGAATGCAGCCTGATCAGGGTGCGGTTCTGGTTACAGGCGCCACAGGAGGTGTGGGTTCACTGGCAGTGCTTATTCTGCATCATCTCGGATATGAAGTTACGGCCGCTACACTAAAAGAAGATAAACATGATTTTCTCCGGCTGCTCGGCGCTTCTGATATCATCAGTTCATCTGAACTGAAAGATACCTCAAACCGCGGACTCCTGAGCGGCAGATGGGCACACGCAATTGATACCGTCGGAGGTGATATTCTCTCAACCGTAGTCCGTTCAACAAGACCTTTTGGAAATGTCTCCGTGCTGGGGCTTGCAAATTCTTCCATGCTCACCATGCCGGTATTCCCGCTCATCATCCGCGGAGTAAATATGCTTGGTGTTAACTCTGCTGAAACTCCGTACACGCTTCGTGTTCAGCTCTGGAAAAACCTTGCGACCGTCTGGAAACCTGAAATCCCGGAAGAGTTAGTCACTGAAGTTACGTTGAGTGGTCTGAAAGAGTATATAGAGCAAATTCTTAAAGGAAAAGTAACCGGCAGAGTGGTGGTTAAAACCGGCGGGGGATATTAG
- a CDS encoding dienelactone hydrolase family protein, with translation MADETDKNKKSCCAVTPDKDFAAFASDSEFRMKHDTPAPFVYESDLGSMITMKSADGADARAFFIEAKKKSNKYLIVIHEWWGLNDHIKNEAAKLYNDLGDVNVLALDMYDGKVTSNRDSAGMLMQSLSTERAMAIINAALNFTGKNAKVATIGWCMGGGFSLQAAIEGGSKVKGSVIYYGMPEKDVTRLKKLKAEVLGIFASRETWISPAVVDEFKANMKKAGKKLSVTSFDAEHAFANPSNPNYNSDYTAKAYGMSLDFIKRKLK, from the coding sequence ATGGCAGACGAAACAGACAAGAACAAAAAATCCTGCTGCGCGGTAACACCGGATAAGGATTTCGCCGCTTTTGCTTCCGATTCTGAATTCAGAATGAAGCACGATACCCCTGCTCCCTTTGTGTATGAGTCTGATCTGGGTTCGATGATTACTATGAAATCAGCCGACGGAGCCGATGCGCGTGCTTTTTTTATCGAAGCAAAAAAGAAAAGCAATAAGTATCTGATAGTTATTCACGAATGGTGGGGGCTGAATGACCACATTAAGAATGAAGCAGCAAAGCTTTATAATGATCTGGGAGATGTGAACGTCCTGGCTCTTGATATGTATGACGGCAAGGTGACCTCCAACCGCGACAGCGCCGGAATGCTGATGCAGTCCCTTAGCACAGAACGCGCAATGGCGATTATCAACGCTGCGCTGAATTTTACCGGAAAGAACGCCAAGGTTGCAACTATCGGCTGGTGCATGGGCGGAGGTTTCTCCCTTCAGGCAGCAATTGAAGGGGGAAGCAAGGTTAAGGGCTCTGTTATTTATTACGGTATGCCTGAAAAGGATGTAACCCGGCTGAAGAAACTGAAGGCAGAGGTGCTCGGCATTTTCGCTTCACGGGAGACCTGGATTTCACCTGCAGTGGTGGATGAGTTTAAGGCAAATATGAAAAAGGCAGGCAAAAAACTTTCCGTGACTTCATTTGATGCAGAGCATGCATTTGCCAACCCAAGCAATCCGAATTATAATTCAGATTATACCGCCAAAGCGTATGGAATGAGTCTGGATTTTATAAAAAGAAAATTAAAATAA
- a CDS encoding M28 family peptidase yields the protein MDTLEIIEKIARIPSFTSFEERMHPFLFGYFDALRIPGLEIIPVPDNNLVVRIPGKRKGRIIALSAHLDKIDHFGEPEKPALDFRNDGSKLTGLLDDAAGIGIILGLMQQYHTHEFFDIYLLFSECEEGMSLRKNREHLKGNADGLTAMIGSERISRYLIQNDIAPDIVITVDVTPKFEGSEGIAVYDTFWAGKNFKPPEALLDKTRSVTDYFRRRDVNILFSHNTNDYINYGMLLNNHFNQQGREIVSIAIEPAVFPYHSHDEGIYISDIRKIEELLLNLLTRYIV from the coding sequence GTGGATACCTTAGAAATTATTGAGAAAATAGCCCGCATTCCCTCTTTTACCTCATTCGAGGAGCGGATGCATCCTTTTCTGTTTGGGTATTTTGATGCGCTGCGAATTCCGGGGCTCGAAATTATTCCTGTGCCAGACAATAATCTGGTGGTCAGAATTCCCGGAAAGAGAAAGGGGCGGATAATTGCCCTGAGCGCGCATCTGGATAAAATTGACCACTTCGGAGAGCCGGAGAAACCTGCACTCGATTTCCGGAATGACGGGAGTAAACTCACCGGGCTGCTGGATGACGCGGCCGGAATCGGGATTATTCTGGGGCTGATGCAGCAGTACCATACCCATGAGTTTTTTGATATATATCTTCTGTTTTCGGAATGCGAGGAGGGAATGAGTCTGAGGAAAAACCGGGAGCATCTGAAGGGCAATGCTGACGGGCTTACCGCGATGATCGGCTCGGAGCGGATATCGCGCTATCTGATTCAGAATGATATTGCCCCCGATATTGTAATTACCGTGGATGTTACACCGAAATTTGAGGGGAGTGAGGGGATAGCGGTATATGATACCTTCTGGGCGGGGAAGAATTTTAAGCCGCCGGAGGCGCTGCTTGACAAAACCAGAAGTGTTACGGACTATTTCAGAAGGAGGGATGTGAACATCCTGTTTTCGCACAACACGAATGATTATATAAATTATGGAATGCTGCTTAATAATCATTTTAACCAGCAGGGGAGGGAAATCGTGAGCATTGCAATTGAGCCGGCGGTGTTCCCGTACCACAGCCACGATGAGGGTATATATATCAGCGATATCCGGAAAATTGAAGAACTTCTGCTGAATCTGCTTACGCGATACATTGTTTAA
- the hemC gene encoding hydroxymethylbilane synthase has translation MAKKKIIIGSRGSELALWQANHVKRELEKKNKKIEVEIKIIKTKGDKILDVALSKIGDKGLFTKELEVALLEKSIDLAVHSLKDLQTTLPDGLMLSCVTKRHDVEDVLIARKKKTTIDSLPEGAVVGTGSLRRRSQLLHLRPDIKIEELRGNVPSRIKTFLASKWDAIILARAGVERLGLKQYISSYIPKDVMLPAVGQGALGIEIHKDNQEVHEILRVLHDEATYAAVIAERTLLKELEGGCQVPIGAYATASSSGLWLDAIVGSVDGTITFRKRMRGSKKNPALLGKKLAKDLLKAGADKILAEIYEQSRKNQKVK, from the coding sequence ATGGCGAAAAAGAAAATCATAATCGGATCCCGCGGAAGCGAACTGGCACTCTGGCAGGCAAATCATGTTAAAAGAGAGCTTGAAAAGAAAAACAAAAAGATTGAAGTTGAAATTAAGATCATTAAGACCAAAGGAGATAAAATCCTTGATGTTGCCCTTTCAAAAATCGGTGACAAGGGCCTTTTCACAAAAGAACTTGAAGTTGCATTGCTTGAGAAGTCCATTGATCTTGCCGTACACAGTCTGAAAGATCTGCAGACCACACTGCCTGACGGCCTGATGCTCTCCTGCGTCACCAAACGGCATGACGTGGAAGATGTTCTTATCGCAAGAAAGAAAAAAACCACTATTGACTCCCTCCCTGAGGGTGCTGTGGTGGGAACAGGTTCGCTTCGCCGCCGGAGTCAGCTGCTGCATCTCCGTCCTGATATTAAGATCGAAGAACTTCGCGGTAACGTTCCCTCGCGCATTAAAACATTCCTCGCTTCAAAATGGGATGCCATCATCCTCGCCCGCGCCGGCGTTGAACGGCTGGGGCTCAAACAGTATATATCATCATATATACCAAAAGACGTGATGCTCCCCGCTGTGGGCCAGGGCGCACTTGGCATTGAGATTCACAAGGACAATCAGGAAGTCCATGAAATTCTCCGTGTCCTGCATGATGAAGCAACCTATGCCGCGGTCATTGCGGAAAGAACTCTCCTGAAAGAACTTGAAGGGGGCTGTCAGGTGCCCATCGGAGCGTATGCGACCGCGTCAAGTTCCGGCCTCTGGCTTGATGCTATAGTCGGTTCTGTGGATGGCACCATTACCTTCCGCAAGCGTATGCGGGGCAGCAAAAAGAATCCTGCCTTGCTTGGTAAAAAACTCGCCAAAGATCTTCTGAAAGCAGGAGCTGATAAAATTCTGGCTGAGATTTACGAGCAGTCAAGAAAAAACCAGAAAGTAAAATAG
- a CDS encoding caspase family protein: MSLLHPVALLLKVLLFMAAILPGFQKVSAQEGMPELVPQSGHAPAVSALAPFKDIYILSGDLLGNVILWNAETGRQIRNFSGHNRKIKKIAASPDGETIAALSEDGSVVIWKALSGDRVRLINTAELADFAFAGDTSLILATAERQVYSISISRPDEPMKHLFSYFSLISSERTLISSVFSVKDSTWFLITGPGFESKVYQLAVSNFLNSNSKRTYDINDGIPGGLAISADERYAGLSLNGNIHILDAAEGRLLTTIETGNDTIYRFEFSADGVYLAVQQSDSSAGIWNQITQKSTGVVTAPGRFLTSLMISPDRKYVYTGSGNGEIFQFDFKSRRKTREFKSNLRYLTAMDFFGKENTLVTGSLIQGVNIFRSDGRVTEIPTDGEGFLYTLASPDEKTIAGINEKRIVLWEAETGREISRTDKPPGMVNSAVFSPDGSVVYIALPDSALLIYSTAKKEFTKQKGFAGEIFNVSVSPDGKKLALADRWYSFTVYNAETYDSLFSLHSHGSVIYSSAWSPDGELIATTAEDSCVYIWNGRTGGLIRKITTSYQVVTDVRFSPDGTKLGVAAVGGAVYLYETSEWKLLHRHDNTGVYIAFIAFSPDSRLIAGTTATGQLRIWNTLTGKEEFSVSGFNKTDWAVTLPDGRFDASQEGMKLLHFVKGYDVIPLESFFNENYYPSISGEALRGSLIPLRDEEIKEKFLFKLPPDIKITSPKRGAKLKSGKNLIDIETVDRGGGIRWVRLFVNDKLAAEQEFSSRAAKEGDTLSLVFETELLPDTNRITLIAASLNGIESMPVTESWHVQGSLPRSKLYIVGIGVNEYINPAYDLKNAVSDIRILSEKFKEGTSGFTAGVSERLIFNSDASREEILSALDSVAALARPQDIFLLLYSGHGVFSAGKSGEGDFYFVLHDMENMYTSDSASLARGISASELREYSKRISANKQLLIIDACQAGGAVEVFAMRGVAEEKAIQSLARSSGMFLLASSARNSAAKELPALGMGIYSYALSEALNCMGDFDKDGVLLVKEMEFYARRKLEEVQKKYKLTPQYPMSWMMYQDFPVSVCK, encoded by the coding sequence ATGAGTTTATTACATCCCGTTGCGTTATTGCTAAAAGTTCTGCTCTTTATGGCTGCCATATTGCCTGGTTTTCAGAAGGTATCTGCTCAAGAGGGGATGCCGGAGCTTGTGCCGCAGTCAGGCCACGCACCCGCGGTGAGCGCGCTGGCTCCGTTTAAGGATATATATATCCTTTCCGGTGATCTGCTGGGTAATGTGATACTCTGGAATGCTGAAACCGGACGGCAGATACGGAACTTCAGCGGGCATAACCGAAAAATTAAAAAAATAGCAGCTTCACCAGACGGAGAGACAATTGCCGCCCTTTCAGAAGACGGCTCGGTAGTTATATGGAAAGCGTTATCAGGAGACCGGGTGCGGCTGATAAACACCGCTGAGCTGGCTGATTTTGCCTTTGCCGGCGACACTTCTCTGATTCTTGCCACCGCGGAACGACAGGTGTATAGCATCAGCATTTCACGGCCCGATGAACCGATGAAACATTTATTTTCTTACTTCAGCCTGATCTCTTCTGAAAGAACGCTTATTTCATCGGTATTTTCAGTAAAAGACAGTACCTGGTTTCTGATAACCGGACCCGGTTTTGAAAGCAAGGTATATCAGCTTGCGGTAAGCAATTTTCTTAATTCCAACAGCAAGCGCACCTATGATATCAATGACGGAATTCCCGGCGGGCTTGCTATATCCGCAGATGAACGGTATGCCGGTCTTTCGCTCAATGGCAATATCCACATCCTTGATGCTGCAGAAGGGCGGCTTCTTACGACTATTGAAACTGGAAACGACACGATATACCGCTTTGAGTTTTCAGCAGATGGCGTATATCTGGCGGTGCAGCAAAGTGATTCATCAGCCGGTATATGGAATCAGATCACTCAGAAAAGCACAGGAGTGGTAACTGCTCCGGGGAGGTTCCTCACTTCGCTGATGATTTCTCCTGACCGGAAATACGTCTATACAGGGAGCGGCAACGGAGAGATTTTCCAGTTTGATTTTAAGAGCCGGAGAAAAACACGTGAATTCAAATCCAATCTCCGCTATCTGACCGCTATGGATTTCTTCGGGAAGGAGAATACTCTGGTGACCGGATCGCTTATTCAGGGGGTGAATATTTTCCGTTCTGACGGAAGAGTGACGGAAATACCTACTGACGGGGAGGGATTTTTGTATACACTTGCTTCGCCTGATGAAAAAACAATTGCCGGAATAAATGAGAAGCGGATTGTTTTGTGGGAAGCTGAGACCGGAAGAGAAATCAGCCGGACGGATAAACCTCCGGGAATGGTAAACAGCGCGGTCTTTTCCCCTGACGGATCTGTTGTATATATTGCCCTTCCGGATTCAGCCCTGCTGATCTATTCAACAGCGAAAAAAGAGTTCACGAAGCAGAAAGGATTTGCCGGAGAGATTTTTAATGTTTCGGTTTCGCCTGACGGCAAAAAACTCGCGCTTGCGGACCGCTGGTACAGTTTTACCGTGTATAATGCCGAGACATACGATTCCCTTTTTTCGCTTCACTCTCATGGCTCGGTAATTTATTCGTCAGCCTGGTCGCCTGACGGAGAGCTGATTGCAACTACGGCAGAAGACTCCTGCGTATATATCTGGAACGGCAGGACAGGCGGACTGATCAGAAAAATTACCACAAGTTATCAGGTGGTGACCGATGTCCGTTTCTCGCCTGACGGTACAAAGCTTGGCGTGGCAGCGGTCGGGGGTGCGGTGTATCTCTATGAGACTTCAGAGTGGAAACTGCTCCACCGCCATGATAATACAGGGGTATATATTGCATTTATTGCGTTTTCTCCGGACAGCCGGCTGATTGCTGGCACTACGGCAACGGGACAGCTCAGGATATGGAATACCTTAACGGGGAAAGAGGAATTTTCTGTCTCCGGTTTTAATAAAACCGACTGGGCAGTAACGCTTCCCGACGGAAGATTTGACGCAAGCCAGGAAGGGATGAAACTGCTTCACTTTGTGAAGGGATATGATGTTATTCCGCTTGAATCTTTTTTTAATGAAAATTACTATCCCTCCATTTCTGGAGAGGCGCTCAGGGGCTCACTCATCCCGCTGCGTGATGAGGAGATTAAAGAGAAATTTCTTTTTAAGCTTCCTCCTGATATAAAAATAACTTCACCAAAGAGGGGTGCCAAACTGAAGAGCGGAAAAAATCTGATTGATATAGAAACCGTTGACCGGGGGGGAGGCATCAGGTGGGTCAGGTTATTTGTTAATGACAAGCTGGCGGCTGAACAGGAGTTTTCTTCACGTGCTGCGAAAGAGGGGGATACTCTTTCTCTGGTTTTTGAAACAGAGCTTTTGCCTGATACCAACAGGATTACGCTTATTGCAGCATCACTGAATGGCATTGAATCCATGCCGGTAACGGAATCCTGGCATGTGCAGGGCTCACTTCCGCGCAGCAAACTTTATATCGTAGGTATCGGCGTGAATGAATATATCAATCCCGCCTACGATCTGAAAAATGCAGTCTCTGATATCCGGATACTTTCTGAAAAATTTAAGGAAGGAACATCAGGTTTTACCGCCGGAGTATCAGAGCGCCTGATCTTTAACAGTGATGCCTCAAGAGAGGAAATACTAAGCGCGCTTGATTCGGTGGCGGCTCTTGCAAGGCCGCAGGATATATTCCTTTTACTTTATTCGGGGCACGGTGTTTTCAGTGCGGGAAAGAGTGGAGAGGGTGATTTTTATTTTGTTCTGCATGATATGGAGAATATGTATACTTCTGACTCCGCTTCACTTGCACGTGGAATCTCCGCAAGTGAGCTGCGGGAATACTCAAAGCGGATTTCGGCAAACAAACAGCTTCTGATTATAGATGCCTGTCAGGCCGGGGGTGCGGTGGAGGTATTTGCCATGAGGGGTGTGGCAGAGGAAAAGGCGATACAGTCCCTTGCAAGAAGCTCCGGAATGTTTTTGCTTGCCTCATCCGCGCGGAATAGTGCCGCTAAGGAGCTTCCGGCTCTGGGGATGGGTATATACAGCTATGCTCTTTCAGAAGCGCTGAACTGCATGGGGGATTTTGATAAGGATGGCGTGCTGCTGGTTAAGGAGATGGAGTTCTACGCACGGCGTAAACTTGAAGAAGTGCAGAAGAAATATAAACTGACACCGCAATATCCCATGAGCTGGATGATGTATCAGGATTTTCCCGTATCAGTGTGCAAATAA
- a CDS encoding caspase family protein, with the protein MRFTFLLLSFTIIELMAQVPELVVPIGHTRIIRTMDFSFDSRLLLTGSDDETIKLWDVEAGRELRTIRLHDERVRYVRFLKGDTTAFSFAWGSQLYLFDIRSGALIRSIEPGKSVREAVVDDGEICAVTSLTADSIYILNLADGTVKEQIDAGGVPEKLAISRDGTTVAWITAAGSLFQHDRTEDKTYTIADSLSAEPEALTLSGNGKYLSAGFGDGSVMLWDTYNETLLYSAKVHTSRVEHIVITENPFMLFTAGWDNKIRGIEIIPKRDFIVADNLGQFSSPALSRDGSRFAYSLSSGILNIYRDGKWQYVITTGSGVRGIKYDKLNNVLYSVDDYGIASWSFGRKDVMGRISRFDLTGALDIAPSGTHLLAGTYSRGVVEYVTGRPDSFFIYNGPEATVSDVGYSPDGSLITAVGADSILWQWNAEKEEAHVFVYAPRGYYESFAFSPDGKYLAAGNRDSTITLWHFDSVSTEKILPGQKLTSDIVFSSDSRMFATTSVDGSVKIWETATGGVITTLYDNDTYQRQLAWSGDKQHMAFGNLDRNLFLANVTSGETEELKGHESWIEGVAFMKGDSLLASGSMDGTVIIWDVYTKEKLVQLVPLDSADWVALMPDGRFDGSRTGIELMYLVKGTEIIPLQSYYDIYYTPGLIAGVFSGEIRPFEGSGKSIEEIKPSPMVEIVTGEKKKFKTGETAITAKVFDRGGGVSSVKLYHNGKLIEQRRAGAKAAEEYMFTVELLPDTNVISVVADNPDGMESAPAVTRIFAEGTKPASRLYILGIGINQYKNEKYNLTGAVNDVQKLSALLADRSKGVFAGIETRLITDKKAVKAELVKELNRLKKKIKPADVFILLYSGHGVVGGEGTGSEDFYFVLHDVVNMYGGANEMKKQGLSSSELKDFLAGIRANKQLVVIDACQAGGALESFALRGVQEEKAINSLARNSGVFLLASSAKNQLAKEVKALGMGIYSYALYEAINCLGDIDRDGVVNVREIEQYTRRRLFELTREYNLSPQYPVSWMVMQDFPVTVCRAEK; encoded by the coding sequence TTGCGTTTTACTTTTTTACTGCTTAGCTTTACAATAATTGAGCTGATGGCGCAGGTGCCGGAGCTGGTTGTGCCGATCGGACATACGCGTATTATCAGAACTATGGATTTTTCTTTTGACAGCAGGCTTCTTCTGACCGGGTCTGATGATGAAACCATTAAACTGTGGGATGTGGAGGCCGGACGAGAACTCCGTACAATCCGTCTGCATGATGAAAGGGTCCGGTATGTGAGATTTTTGAAGGGGGATACAACAGCATTCAGTTTTGCGTGGGGCAGTCAGTTGTATCTCTTTGACATCCGCAGCGGGGCATTGATCAGAAGCATTGAACCCGGCAAATCAGTGAGAGAAGCAGTTGTTGATGACGGGGAGATCTGCGCGGTAACCTCGCTCACTGCTGACAGCATATATATACTTAATCTGGCCGACGGTACGGTTAAGGAACAGATAGACGCCGGAGGCGTACCGGAAAAGCTTGCCATAAGCAGGGATGGGACGACTGTTGCATGGATTACCGCAGCGGGTAGCCTTTTCCAGCATGACCGCACTGAGGATAAAACGTATACTATTGCTGACTCTCTGTCCGCTGAGCCGGAAGCTCTTACACTCTCAGGAAACGGCAAGTATCTCTCCGCGGGTTTTGGAGACGGCTCGGTAATGCTTTGGGATACTTACAACGAAACACTTCTTTATTCAGCCAAAGTTCATACCAGCAGAGTTGAGCATATTGTAATTACCGAGAACCCGTTTATGCTGTTCACCGCGGGATGGGATAACAAAATCCGCGGAATTGAGATTATTCCCAAAAGAGATTTTATCGTTGCTGACAATCTGGGACAATTCAGCAGTCCGGCTCTTTCACGGGATGGCAGCCGGTTTGCCTATAGCCTCAGTTCAGGTATTCTGAATATATACCGGGACGGCAAGTGGCAGTATGTTATCACGACGGGTTCCGGGGTAAGAGGAATCAAATATGATAAACTGAACAATGTTCTTTATTCCGTTGATGATTACGGAATCGCTTCCTGGAGTTTTGGCAGGAAGGATGTGATGGGAAGAATTTCACGCTTTGATCTTACCGGCGCGCTTGATATAGCCCCGAGCGGTACCCATCTGCTGGCGGGGACATACAGCAGAGGCGTGGTTGAGTATGTTACCGGCAGGCCTGACTCATTCTTTATATATAATGGACCGGAGGCGACTGTCAGTGATGTGGGGTACTCTCCTGACGGATCCCTGATAACGGCCGTGGGGGCAGATTCCATTTTGTGGCAGTGGAACGCAGAAAAGGAGGAGGCGCACGTCTTTGTCTATGCTCCGCGGGGATACTATGAATCCTTTGCTTTTTCACCCGACGGGAAATATCTTGCCGCGGGAAACAGGGACTCAACCATTACACTCTGGCATTTTGATTCAGTCTCCACGGAGAAAATTCTTCCGGGACAGAAACTCACTTCTGATATTGTTTTTTCCTCTGACAGCAGGATGTTTGCCACAACCAGTGTTGACGGCAGTGTTAAGATATGGGAAACGGCAACCGGCGGTGTAATTACAACTCTGTATGACAATGATACCTATCAGCGTCAACTTGCCTGGTCCGGTGATAAGCAGCACATGGCGTTCGGAAACCTTGACAGAAATCTCTTTTTGGCCAATGTTACATCCGGAGAAACCGAGGAACTGAAGGGGCATGAGAGCTGGATTGAAGGGGTTGCGTTTATGAAGGGGGACAGTCTTCTGGCAAGCGGCAGTATGGACGGCACCGTAATTATCTGGGATGTATATACGAAGGAAAAACTTGTGCAGCTTGTTCCCCTGGACAGCGCGGATTGGGTAGCCCTTATGCCAGACGGCCGCTTTGACGGCTCCCGGACCGGTATTGAACTGATGTATCTGGTAAAAGGAACCGAAATCATTCCGCTGCAATCCTATTATGATATATACTATACCCCGGGACTTATTGCAGGGGTTTTCAGCGGAGAAATACGTCCTTTCGAAGGGAGCGGAAAATCCATCGAGGAGATTAAACCCTCTCCGATGGTCGAAATAGTAACCGGTGAAAAAAAGAAATTCAAAACGGGAGAAACAGCCATTACCGCAAAGGTATTTGACCGCGGAGGGGGAGTAAGCAGTGTAAAACTCTACCACAACGGAAAACTTATTGAGCAGAGGCGGGCGGGAGCCAAAGCAGCGGAAGAATATATGTTTACGGTGGAACTGCTTCCGGATACTAATGTTATCTCCGTGGTTGCCGATAATCCGGACGGGATGGAATCCGCCCCGGCTGTAACCAGAATTTTCGCCGAAGGCACTAAACCGGCATCACGTTTATATATTCTCGGCATAGGTATTAATCAATATAAAAATGAAAAATATAATCTCACCGGTGCGGTGAATGATGTGCAGAAGCTTTCTGCTCTTCTGGCGGATAGAAGTAAAGGAGTTTTTGCCGGGATTGAAACAAGGCTTATTACCGACAAAAAAGCAGTGAAAGCAGAATTAGTGAAAGAACTAAACCGCCTGAAGAAAAAGATTAAACCGGCTGATGTGTTTATTCTGTTATACTCCGGACATGGTGTTGTGGGAGGCGAGGGTACAGGCAGTGAAGATTTTTACTTTGTGCTGCATGATGTGGTGAATATGTATGGCGGAGCAAATGAAATGAAGAAACAGGGGCTTTCCTCATCCGAGCTGAAAGATTTTCTTGCCGGTATCAGGGCAAACAAGCAGCTTGTAGTAATAGATGCCTGTCAGGCAGGAGGGGCGCTCGAATCATTCGCGCTGAGAGGTGTGCAGGAAGAGAAAGCAATTAATTCACTGGCAAGAAATTCCGGCGTGTTTCTTCTTGCTTCAAGCGCGAAGAATCAGCTGGCCAAGGAGGTCAAAGCGCTCGGAATGGGTATATACAGCTATGCGCTTTATGAAGCGATAAACTGCCTGGGTGATATAGACCGGGATGGCGTGGTGAACGTCCGTGAAATAGAACAATACACGCGCCGGCGGCTTTTTGAACTGACCAGGGAGTATAACCTCTCTCCACAATACCCGGTAAGCTGGATGGTAATGCAGGATTTTCCGGTAACAGTCTGCAGAGCTGAAAAATGA